Proteins encoded in a region of the Hyphomicrobiales bacterium genome:
- the gmd gene encoding GDP-mannose 4,6-dehydratase, with protein MNGIILTIKTALITGVTGQDGAYLAELLLSKGYIVHGIKRRSSSLNSQRIDHLYQDPHESDVKFNLHYGDMTDSTNLIRIIQETQPDEIYNLAAQSHVQVSFETPEYTANSDAVGTLRLLEAIRLLCLTEKTRFYQASTSELYGKVQETPQSETTPFYPRSPYAAAKLYAYWVVVNYREAYGMFASNGILFNHESPIRGETFVTRKITHAAASISLGLQDKLYLGNIDAKRDWGHARDYVEGMWRMMQHDEPDDFVLATGETRSVREFVEIAFAELGITIEWSGQGVEEKGIDVKSGKVLIEIDPRYFRPTEVDILLGDPSKAKKLLGWECTTSFSELVKDMVASDLALLKKKLA; from the coding sequence ATGAATGGAATAATTTTGACTATAAAAACGGCACTTATTACAGGGGTTACAGGGCAGGATGGCGCTTACCTTGCAGAACTACTTCTCTCTAAAGGCTATATCGTTCACGGCATAAAGCGTCGTTCATCTTCATTGAATAGTCAGAGAATTGACCACCTTTATCAAGATCCGCATGAGAGCGATGTAAAGTTCAATTTGCATTATGGTGATATGACGGATTCCACTAATTTGATCCGTATTATACAAGAAACCCAACCCGATGAAATTTATAACCTTGCCGCCCAATCGCATGTTCAGGTTAGTTTTGAAACACCGGAATATACCGCGAATTCAGATGCTGTCGGTACCCTTAGATTATTAGAGGCTATTCGACTGCTTTGTTTGACAGAGAAAACACGGTTTTATCAGGCATCAACATCTGAACTTTACGGGAAAGTACAAGAAACACCGCAATCTGAGACAACGCCGTTTTATCCAAGGTCTCCCTATGCGGCGGCCAAACTCTATGCATACTGGGTTGTCGTAAATTACCGTGAAGCCTACGGAATGTTCGCATCGAACGGCATACTCTTTAACCATGAAAGTCCAATTCGTGGCGAAACCTTTGTAACTCGTAAGATTACCCATGCAGCGGCTTCGATATCGTTGGGTTTGCAAGACAAGCTTTACCTCGGCAACATTGATGCAAAACGTGACTGGGGCCATGCGCGCGACTATGTTGAAGGTATGTGGCGTATGATGCAGCACGATGAACCAGATGATTTTGTTCTGGCAACCGGTGAAACAAGGTCTGTTCGGGAATTTGTCGAGATAGCTTTTGCAGAACTTGGAATTACGATTGAATGGAGCGGGCAGGGCGTTGAAGAAAAAGGTATAGATGTTAAATCGGGAAAAGTTTTGATTGAGATCGACCCGAGATACTTTCGTCCGACAGAGGTAGACATTCTTTTAGGCGACCCTTCCAAAGCCAAAAAACTTTTGGGCTGGGAATGCACAACGAGTTTTTCTGAATTGGTTAAGGATATGGTCGCATCAGATCTTGCTTTGTTGAAAAAGAAGTTGGCCTGA
- a CDS encoding GDP-L-fucose synthase yields MFDLSNKKVCVAGNRGMVGAALVRRLQSENCDILGVGRKEVDFINQAAVETWMQSSKPDVVFIAAAKVGGIHANNIYPADFLYENLMIEANLIHAAFKAGVEKLVFLGSTCIYPRLAPQPMQEDSLLTGPLEPTNQWYAIAKIAGIKLCQAYRKQYGCDFISLMPTNLYGPDDNYNLENCHVLPALLRKAYEAKIRNAETLSVWGSGDPLREFLHVDDLADAVVFLTKNYSDENLINVGSGEEVSIRGLAEIICDVVGFKGELVFDASKPDGTPRKLSDVTKLKLLGWNNARKLNLGVKSTYEDIAHTWI; encoded by the coding sequence ATGTTTGATCTGAGCAACAAAAAAGTATGTGTAGCAGGCAATCGCGGCATGGTAGGAGCCGCCCTTGTGAGGCGACTACAATCAGAGAATTGCGATATATTGGGTGTGGGCCGCAAAGAGGTTGATTTTATCAATCAGGCAGCGGTCGAAACTTGGATGCAATCCAGCAAACCTGATGTGGTCTTTATTGCTGCTGCCAAGGTCGGTGGTATTCATGCCAATAACATCTATCCAGCGGATTTTCTTTATGAGAATTTGATGATTGAGGCAAATCTGATCCATGCTGCATTTAAAGCAGGTGTCGAAAAACTCGTATTTTTAGGTTCTACGTGTATCTATCCGCGACTGGCGCCACAACCGATGCAGGAAGATTCGCTGCTAACCGGACCATTGGAGCCAACAAATCAATGGTATGCAATTGCCAAGATTGCCGGAATAAAGTTATGTCAGGCTTACCGCAAACAGTATGGTTGCGATTTCATTTCTTTAATGCCAACAAATTTGTATGGTCCAGATGATAACTATAATTTGGAGAACTGCCATGTTTTGCCTGCGTTGTTAAGAAAAGCGTACGAGGCAAAAATACGAAATGCCGAGACTTTATCGGTATGGGGAAGTGGTGATCCTTTGCGTGAGTTTTTACACGTAGATGATCTTGCTGACGCTGTTGTGTTCCTGACAAAAAATTATAGCGATGAAAATCTCATTAATGTTGGCTCTGGGGAAGAAGTGTCGATCCGTGGGCTCGCCGAAATTATTTGTGATGTTGTCGGCTTTAAAGGAGAATTGGTCTTTGATGCCTCAAAACCAGATGGCACCCCACGCAAACTTAGTGATGTTACAAAATTGAAATTGCTGGGCTGGAATAATGCGAGAAAACTAAACCTCGGAGTGAAGTCAACTTATGAAGATATTGCTCATACTTGGATATGA
- a CDS encoding CpsB/CapC family capsule biosynthesis tyrosine phosphatase, whose amino-acid sequence MIDLHSHILHGIDDGAKDIEMSVEMARLAVADGTTHIACTPHIMPGIYDNDTGIIQQKMSELEEALKQQELPLKLIIGADVHIGPSNVQGLQAGYIPSLNGTRYFLFEPSHHVMPPKIVEFSKKILAENYIPILTHPERLTWIESHYDKMVEMDELGVPIQLTAASITGRFGDRAKYWSERMLDEGRVDIIASDAHNLKSRPPGLSKAFEIISARLDESAAIQIVHENPKLIMENQPLPRKNRSVIKRDGKEKSKGFWSWFK is encoded by the coding sequence ATGATAGACCTACACAGTCATATACTTCATGGCATTGATGATGGTGCAAAGGATATTGAGATGTCAGTTGAAATGGCCAGATTGGCTGTTGCTGATGGAACAACACATATCGCTTGTACGCCACATATTATGCCTGGCATTTATGATAACGACACCGGTATAATCCAGCAGAAAATGAGCGAACTAGAAGAAGCGCTCAAACAACAAGAACTGCCTCTCAAACTGATAATTGGTGCCGATGTGCATATTGGTCCATCAAACGTCCAAGGATTGCAAGCTGGTTATATACCATCATTGAATGGAACACGTTATTTTCTATTTGAACCTAGCCATCATGTCATGCCACCCAAAATTGTTGAGTTCAGTAAAAAAATATTGGCCGAAAATTACATTCCAATTCTGACTCACCCTGAGAGACTCACTTGGATTGAGAGCCATTATGACAAGATGGTTGAAATGGACGAATTAGGCGTTCCAATTCAATTGACAGCAGCATCAATAACCGGACGATTTGGGGATAGAGCTAAGTATTGGTCAGAACGTATGTTAGATGAGGGGCGTGTAGATATCATAGCAAGTGATGCACATAATTTAAAAAGTCGCCCGCCTGGACTTAGTAAAGCATTCGAGATCATCTCCGCCCGTTTGGACGAATCAGCGGCTATTCAAATTGTCCATGAAAACCCAAAGTTGATTATGGAAAACCAGCCGCTCCCAAGAAAAAACCGTAGTGTTATTAAAAGGGATGGTAAAGAAAAATCAAAGGGCTTCTGGAGTTGGTTCAAATAG
- a CDS encoding polysaccharide biosynthesis/export family protein, with protein MLISACGVERQVPVTALVSPQDNVQLPNGDKSIENDLQIVESLPAPENTRGGADSVLLVGDLLEVDVFQVDELDKTVQIDSSGRISMPLIGRVAAAGKTVGALESELERLYEIKHLQSPDIAVLVTESKGQQVTLNGEFLTPGVYPSSSNTTLLQAVALARGLSPIADTGKIFVYRDFQGKKLVANYNLKKIQQGQAIDPKIFGGDIIVAFSSKTKLAQKNLKETLGVAANAVRAIPLL; from the coding sequence GTGCTTATCTCCGCCTGCGGTGTGGAAAGACAAGTACCGGTAACTGCTCTCGTATCGCCACAAGATAATGTTCAGCTTCCGAATGGAGATAAGTCTATTGAAAATGACCTCCAAATTGTTGAAAGCTTGCCAGCCCCTGAAAACACGCGGGGTGGTGCTGATTCTGTGCTCTTAGTTGGTGATTTGCTGGAGGTTGATGTTTTTCAGGTAGATGAGCTTGATAAGACCGTCCAAATTGATTCCAGTGGCCGCATTTCAATGCCTTTGATAGGTCGTGTAGCCGCCGCTGGCAAAACTGTTGGTGCTTTAGAAAGTGAGCTAGAAAGATTATATGAAATAAAGCACTTGCAATCTCCTGATATCGCAGTTTTGGTTACAGAATCCAAAGGTCAGCAAGTCACACTTAATGGAGAGTTTTTAACGCCTGGGGTTTATCCGAGCAGCTCGAATACCACGCTCTTGCAAGCTGTTGCCCTTGCAAGGGGGCTTTCGCCAATTGCTGATACCGGCAAAATATTCGTTTATCGAGATTTTCAAGGGAAGAAGCTTGTAGCTAATTATAATCTCAAGAAAATTCAACAAGGTCAGGCAATTGATCCAAAAATTTTTGGTGGTGACATAATCGTCGCATTTTCATCTAAAACAAAGTTGGCTCAGAAAAACCTGAAAGAAACACTTGGGGTTGCGGCAAATGCTGTGCGAGCAATTCCATTGCTATAG
- a CDS encoding polysaccharide biosynthesis tyrosine autokinase — MKPDYLPTHLEASSHPVMPMPNGGYNHHGFNPYSNPEEEESTFDPVKLFWYVIHYRLLLAAFFIAAIVLAVFFNFLQTPQYGSTTRIEVLTSSAKVFQDLEVTSQSNDLRTFETARQKMLSRELAKRVIFELGLAEDPDFLSPTPKFSLTNITKRFTLGSDKRELGELTAEQREEVALDKIKKNLSINLIRNTSILAVNYTHPDPEIAAKISNEMAKSYIEQSIDKKSETSTVAKDFIQQQVIQTKESLHKSEKELVKYAEDAGITVTGNEVSLIASSIAEINSALSQAVQERLEAERFKAQISNGDAASLPDVFASGSIQTTNLKIAELRATYQEKLGTLKPGFPEMIRLNAQINELRKQVRSEINSIAKSVELKYEQSKSKEASLRLELAELEKQQSSYQRKNIQYTILKREVDSNRRQYESLITKLSDVGIGSELRDASANIVEFAVPAIRPLSPKLLLNLVAFLAAFAGLAAATVYVLELLNNTFSIPDQLENELNIPILGVLPYTESGELLETIDNPNSALSEAYRTLRTSVQFTGTDTNIRSLMVTSSEPSEGKSTTAFRLAHDFASLGRKVLLIDADLRKPRMHRLFNTDAGIGLSNLLTNVVRGGDVVKIFRETDNPNITFLSAGTIPPNPSDLLVSQKMGLTIHYCTKKYDLVIIDCPPVMGLSDAPIIARQVDATLVVVSSKQVTRKAAKNALKRLRAVGANVIGCAFTKFKVNQLDYNYAYRYMQYNYYSYESDEPQPALVSNDISDVNEHSSQKSNTFSRLASRFGFANR, encoded by the coding sequence ATGAAACCCGATTATCTCCCCACGCACTTAGAAGCCAGCTCGCATCCAGTGATGCCGATGCCTAATGGTGGCTACAACCACCATGGCTTCAATCCATATAGTAATCCGGAAGAAGAAGAGAGTACTTTTGATCCTGTAAAACTGTTTTGGTACGTCATTCATTACCGACTGTTACTGGCAGCCTTCTTTATCGCAGCTATCGTGCTCGCTGTATTCTTTAATTTTTTGCAGACACCTCAATATGGTTCAACCACTAGAATTGAAGTTTTGACCAGCAGTGCCAAAGTTTTCCAAGACTTGGAAGTGACTTCCCAGTCAAATGATTTGCGAACCTTTGAGACAGCAAGACAAAAGATGTTGTCACGGGAATTGGCTAAGAGAGTTATATTTGAACTAGGCCTTGCTGAAGACCCGGATTTTTTATCGCCTACACCTAAATTCTCTTTAACTAATATAACCAAGCGATTTACATTAGGCTCAGATAAACGGGAGCTTGGCGAGTTAACTGCCGAACAACGAGAGGAAGTAGCTCTTGATAAAATCAAAAAAAATCTCTCCATTAATTTGATCAGAAATACGAGCATTCTTGCGGTTAATTATACCCATCCCGACCCTGAAATAGCTGCGAAAATTTCTAATGAGATGGCTAAGAGTTATATCGAACAAAGTATTGATAAAAAAAGCGAAACATCCACCGTTGCAAAAGACTTTATCCAACAACAAGTGATTCAGACCAAAGAGAGTCTTCATAAGTCGGAAAAAGAACTTGTTAAATATGCCGAAGATGCCGGTATAACAGTTACAGGAAATGAAGTTTCCCTGATTGCATCAAGCATAGCTGAAATTAATTCGGCACTATCTCAGGCTGTTCAAGAGCGTCTTGAGGCAGAGCGCTTCAAGGCGCAAATTTCTAATGGTGACGCAGCTTCTCTGCCCGATGTATTTGCAAGTGGATCGATACAGACAACTAATTTGAAAATTGCTGAACTCCGCGCTACTTATCAAGAAAAACTTGGTACGCTTAAGCCTGGTTTTCCTGAAATGATCAGGTTAAATGCTCAGATAAATGAACTGCGCAAACAGGTGAGGTCCGAAATCAATTCGATCGCTAAATCTGTTGAACTAAAATATGAGCAGAGTAAATCAAAGGAAGCATCACTGCGGCTTGAATTAGCTGAATTGGAAAAGCAACAATCTTCTTACCAACGAAAGAATATTCAATATACAATTTTGAAGCGAGAGGTGGATTCTAATCGCCGTCAATACGAGTCTTTAATTACTAAATTGAGTGATGTGGGAATCGGATCGGAATTGCGTGATGCCAGTGCGAATATCGTAGAGTTCGCTGTACCTGCTATACGTCCTTTATCTCCTAAATTACTACTGAACCTTGTTGCGTTTCTAGCCGCTTTTGCTGGCTTAGCTGCGGCAACAGTCTATGTCTTGGAACTATTAAACAACACATTTAGTATTCCAGATCAGTTGGAGAATGAACTCAATATTCCAATCCTCGGGGTTCTTCCTTATACGGAGAGCGGTGAGCTATTGGAAACGATCGACAACCCGAATTCAGCACTATCAGAAGCTTATAGAACTTTGCGTACTTCGGTTCAGTTTACGGGTACGGATACTAATATTCGCAGCTTGATGGTAACCAGCTCTGAGCCTTCGGAGGGTAAATCAACCACGGCTTTTCGTCTTGCCCATGATTTTGCCTCTCTTGGTCGTAAGGTCTTATTGATTGATGCAGATTTGCGCAAACCTCGTATGCACCGTCTCTTTAATACGGACGCTGGGATAGGTCTAAGTAATCTTCTCACCAATGTTGTGCGCGGTGGAGATGTCGTTAAGATTTTCCGCGAAACGGATAATCCTAATATTACTTTTCTTTCTGCAGGAACAATCCCTCCAAATCCTTCAGATCTTCTGGTCTCACAAAAAATGGGGCTGACCATCCACTATTGCACTAAGAAGTATGATTTGGTGATCATTGATTGTCCGCCAGTAATGGGGCTGTCAGATGCGCCAATTATAGCGCGGCAGGTTGATGCAACGTTGGTTGTTGTTTCGTCTAAACAGGTAACGCGCAAAGCGGCAAAAAATGCATTGAAGAGGCTGCGTGCAGTTGGCGCCAATGTGATTGGTTGTGCGTTTACTAAATTCAAAGTCAATCAACTCGACTATAATTATGCCTATCGATATATGCAGTATAATTATTATTCTTATGAGAGCGACGAGCCACAACCAGCCTTGGTATCAAACGATATTAGTGATGTTAACGAGCATTCATCGCAAAAAAGCAACACATTTAGTCGTTTAGCGAGCCGGTTTGGATTTGCTAATAGATGA
- a CDS encoding O-antigen ligase family protein, whose product MHYSDEFIRRNYAGCLVLFAILLGGTTKQGIWSDSLLYVLAIPAVIIGFSNLFENRLGGFARGFCIAIIVILVAQFLPIDIVKNLPEYQIPSDGSYFLTTVPSRSFNLIITSIVLLGFFLYLATLSGDSLQSLINFVFIGVALNALITVIQLSFDSKIVISGLLPYTIRMGTFQNENHFGSLSYLVIPFLAWRFLLMRWNPVLYAIAGLVLAGLQFAVGARAGMIISTSLFLFCFVWAITHKKPLAVKVIIFSVGVALVGYLFLTQESSSLIDTSSRDYYFLKSWDIATKNWLTGTGLGSFFSIWPIYEDTTNLGETYITHVHNDYIELFLETGISFFILVAIFIALIARNGLTNEFTQAAAISIFSIMIHSFVDFPLRTMAISMVFILSIAIILTKPEEVGGREKKKVKKRSRKVAG is encoded by the coding sequence ATGCATTATTCGGATGAATTCATTAGGCGTAATTATGCTGGTTGCCTGGTTTTGTTTGCGATCCTTTTGGGAGGGACGACAAAACAAGGTATTTGGTCTGATAGCCTTTTATATGTGCTGGCAATACCAGCTGTAATAATAGGATTTTCTAACTTATTTGAAAATAGGTTGGGAGGTTTTGCTAGAGGCTTCTGTATTGCCATTATAGTCATTCTCGTCGCGCAATTTCTGCCAATAGATATTGTGAAAAATCTACCTGAGTATCAAATACCAAGTGATGGCAGTTATTTTTTGACGACAGTTCCATCAAGAAGCTTCAATTTAATCATCACATCAATTGTTTTGCTGGGCTTCTTTCTATACCTAGCTACTTTGAGTGGAGATAGTTTGCAGTCTCTCATCAATTTCGTTTTCATCGGTGTTGCACTCAACGCATTAATCACAGTCATTCAACTTTCATTTGATTCTAAAATCGTTATCTCAGGATTGTTGCCATATACGATCAGAATGGGAACATTTCAAAACGAAAACCATTTTGGCAGCTTGAGTTATCTTGTCATTCCCTTTCTTGCATGGAGGTTTCTATTAATGAGATGGAACCCTGTATTATATGCCATTGCAGGTTTGGTGCTGGCTGGTCTGCAATTTGCTGTGGGTGCCCGTGCTGGAATGATAATTTCAACCAGCTTATTTTTATTTTGTTTTGTTTGGGCAATAACCCATAAAAAACCTCTTGCTGTAAAAGTGATCATCTTTTCAGTAGGCGTTGCTCTTGTTGGCTATCTATTTCTTACCCAAGAGAGTTCAAGCCTTATCGATACAAGTTCTCGCGATTACTATTTTTTGAAAAGCTGGGACATAGCCACCAAAAACTGGCTTACAGGAACGGGACTGGGAAGCTTTTTTTCAATATGGCCAATCTATGAAGACACAACCAATCTTGGCGAAACATATATAACGCACGTACACAATGACTACATCGAATTGTTTCTAGAAACAGGAATATCATTTTTTATTTTAGTGGCAATTTTTATAGCTCTCATTGCGCGTAACGGACTAACGAATGAGTTCACACAAGCGGCAGCAATCTCAATTTTCTCTATTATGATTCATAGCTTTGTGGATTTTCCATTGCGCACAATGGCTATATCCATGGTCTTTATATTATCGATCGCCATTATATTGACTAAGCCAGAGGAAGTAGGGGGGCGTGAAAAAAAGAAAGTTAAAAAACGCTCCAGAAAAGTTGCTGGGTAA
- a CDS encoding nucleoside-diphosphate sugar epimerase/dehydratase: MYKYLDDLPRTVKGWILLINDHIILIASFLIALMLRVNDIWPSFWIIKSFPLLVLLLVNGVIFSMALRLYSIKIGTFENTALLRTLCWVALLTIIGTTGNIIFQLGAPRTVPVIFGSVMFLLILTSRISMIALIVWLRDRSNGRIPIAIYGAGSGGLQMLAALNNSPEFRPTVFIDDNPTLKGTIIGGLKVITTEGLPPFIAKRRVRKIFLAIPSISPKMKRSIVNQLEQFDCEVLELPSYIEMIKTGGILDSVRPVSADELLGRDNITLNVPDIKRAYTGANILVSGAGGSIGSELCRKILEVQPKHLVIVDASEFNLYTIEKELVPKAEKLNIKLTAVLGSVGSGDKIKSVLFEHQIDVVLHAAAYKHVPIVEDNEVAGVKNNVLGTRILAEAAVEANVKRFILVSTDKAVRPTNVMGATKRLAELVLQDLHSRNSGTIFSSVRFGNVLGSSGSVIPLFKEQIANGGPVTVTHPEVTRYFMTITEAASLVLLAGSYSEGGEVFVLDMGEPIKIIDLARRMIELSGKTILDAENPDGEVELLTTGLRPGEKLYEELLIGENTLPTPHPKILRAKENHLAEKEMRKVLKELQLAVKSLDVEAIRATLHKWVEGYKDTSID, from the coding sequence ATGTATAAATATTTGGATGATCTGCCGCGCACTGTGAAGGGCTGGATCCTACTCATTAATGACCATATAATTTTGATCGCTTCATTCTTGATCGCCTTGATGTTGCGCGTAAACGATATATGGCCTTCCTTTTGGATCATTAAATCTTTCCCCCTTCTCGTCTTATTGCTGGTGAACGGGGTCATATTTTCCATGGCTCTTAGATTGTATTCAATCAAAATTGGTACCTTTGAAAACACCGCATTACTAAGAACACTTTGTTGGGTTGCTTTGCTTACTATTATTGGCACGACTGGCAATATTATTTTTCAACTAGGCGCACCACGTACAGTACCTGTCATTTTCGGGTCTGTTATGTTTCTTCTAATTTTGACAAGCCGTATCAGTATGATTGCACTCATAGTCTGGTTACGAGATAGATCAAATGGTAGGATTCCCATTGCAATATACGGAGCGGGCTCAGGTGGATTACAGATGCTTGCGGCACTCAATAACTCGCCCGAGTTTCGACCAACCGTTTTTATTGATGATAACCCAACGTTAAAAGGCACAATAATTGGCGGATTGAAAGTTATCACTACGGAGGGACTGCCACCTTTCATTGCTAAACGCCGAGTAAGAAAGATTTTTCTGGCAATCCCCTCCATATCCCCAAAAATGAAAAGATCAATCGTTAATCAGCTTGAACAATTTGATTGCGAGGTTCTTGAGCTACCCTCTTATATCGAGATGATAAAAACGGGTGGTATATTGGACAGTGTGCGACCTGTGTCAGCTGATGAGCTTTTGGGACGTGATAATATAACTTTGAATGTCCCAGACATCAAACGTGCTTATACCGGCGCTAATATCCTTGTATCAGGTGCTGGTGGCTCCATTGGCTCAGAGCTTTGCCGAAAAATTCTTGAGGTTCAGCCAAAGCACCTTGTCATTGTGGATGCATCCGAATTCAATCTCTACACGATTGAAAAAGAACTGGTCCCTAAAGCTGAGAAATTGAACATCAAGCTAACCGCCGTGCTTGGTTCAGTTGGTTCTGGTGACAAAATAAAATCCGTCCTCTTTGAACATCAAATCGATGTGGTGTTACACGCCGCCGCTTATAAACATGTGCCTATCGTCGAAGACAATGAAGTGGCTGGTGTAAAGAATAATGTTTTAGGTACGCGCATACTGGCAGAAGCAGCCGTTGAAGCGAATGTGAAACGTTTCATTCTTGTCTCTACCGACAAGGCGGTCAGACCAACAAATGTCATGGGAGCAACCAAACGTCTTGCCGAACTTGTGTTACAAGATTTGCATTCTCGAAACAGTGGTACAATTTTTTCGAGTGTTCGGTTTGGCAATGTACTTGGCTCTTCCGGCTCAGTCATTCCGCTGTTTAAAGAGCAGATTGCCAATGGCGGGCCGGTAACGGTTACCCACCCCGAAGTCACCAGGTATTTCATGACAATTACTGAAGCAGCAAGTCTTGTTCTTTTGGCAGGTTCCTATTCAGAAGGCGGAGAGGTTTTTGTGCTGGATATGGGGGAACCGATTAAAATTATAGATCTTGCCCGCAGGATGATTGAACTCTCTGGAAAAACTATATTGGATGCGGAAAATCCAGATGGTGAGGTCGAACTTTTAACGACAGGTCTAAGGCCTGGTGAAAAACTCTATGAAGAACTACTGATTGGCGAGAATACACTTCCAACGCCACACCCCAAGATACTCCGAGCCAAAGAAAACCATTTAGCAGAAAAAGAAATGCGAAAGGTATTAAAGGAGCTTCAATTAGCCGTCAAAAGCTTAGATGTTGAGGCGATTAGAGCTACTTTACACAAGTGGGTTGAAGGCTACAAAGACACGTCGATTGATTAA
- a CDS encoding DUF2793 domain-containing protein — MSDKTTRLNLPRILPSQAQKHVTHNEALETLDRLVQTSVITRDLSSPPTSPQEGDCYLVANEATDEWSGWEDNLACFVNNAWINYAPVEGWLVWNLDTMEIVVYQDTTWQPVTTETSVNPVSLLGVNTTADEVNRLSVSSPGTLFNHIGEGHQMRVNKAEKDDVGSLLFQTGFSGRAEIGLVGDDDLHLKVTADGEQWNEALVANSETGAVLLPNTVFTPNILPDSGRFISFNSNATLSGVPYQQPSYISQVSGASSELFASFRHNNSSFGGTAEELDPSIIEFVTKYKTNTNGRRFGADWHAIKFTQRLTAPLLAPLSHDQIDFGLVLTTRSTPVSYQMTASCYIKVISGEVLINTSNSNRVYVEGERIFGNQVVRADVGWQHILFHPKPNSFGYNFRMLDVLASVNSEVAVALPTFMVGEVILPSNVGIHPSVHVYG; from the coding sequence ATGAGTGACAAAACCACCCGACTTAATTTACCTCGCATATTGCCATCGCAAGCCCAAAAACACGTGACCCATAATGAGGCTCTGGAAACCCTCGATAGGTTGGTTCAAACAAGTGTTATAACGAGAGATCTTTCATCACCACCAACATCACCACAAGAGGGTGATTGTTATCTGGTTGCAAATGAAGCAACGGACGAATGGTCTGGATGGGAAGATAATCTAGCCTGTTTTGTCAACAACGCTTGGATAAACTATGCCCCAGTAGAAGGTTGGTTAGTTTGGAACCTCGATACAATGGAAATCGTTGTTTATCAGGATACAACTTGGCAACCCGTCACTACTGAAACATCTGTTAATCCAGTTTCTCTTCTTGGTGTGAATACTACGGCAGATGAAGTCAACAGACTGTCAGTCTCATCTCCGGGCACGTTGTTCAATCACATCGGTGAGGGACATCAAATGAGAGTCAATAAAGCTGAAAAAGATGATGTTGGAAGCCTGCTTTTCCAAACAGGGTTTTCTGGCAGGGCTGAAATAGGCTTGGTCGGTGATGACGACTTGCACCTGAAGGTGACAGCAGATGGTGAACAATGGAATGAGGCTTTAGTTGCAAATTCTGAAACTGGTGCAGTCCTATTACCCAATACAGTTTTCACACCCAATATACTGCCTGACAGCGGGCGTTTCATATCTTTTAATTCTAATGCAACTCTCTCAGGCGTGCCTTATCAGCAACCCTCCTACATTTCGCAGGTTTCAGGGGCAAGCTCGGAGTTATTCGCTAGTTTTCGGCACAATAATTCAAGTTTCGGAGGAACGGCCGAAGAACTTGATCCAAGTATTATTGAGTTCGTTACAAAATACAAAACGAATACAAATGGAAGGCGTTTTGGTGCTGATTGGCATGCAATAAAATTCACTCAACGGCTAACTGCACCATTATTGGCACCATTATCACATGACCAGATCGATTTTGGCTTAGTGTTGACGACGCGCTCGACACCGGTTTCCTACCAAATGACTGCAAGTTGTTATATCAAAGTTATTTCAGGTGAGGTTTTGATAAACACGAGTAATTCTAATCGTGTGTATGTTGAGGGTGAACGGATATTCGGAAATCAAGTTGTGCGTGCTGATGTAGGGTGGCAGCATATCTTATTTCATCCAAAGCCAAACTCTTTTGGATATAACTTCAGAATGTTGGATGTACTCGCTTCAGTTAATTCAGAAGTCGCAGTCGCATTACCAACATTCATGGTAGGGGAAGTGATTTTACCTTCGAACGTCGGAATACATCCCAGTGTCCACGTTTACGGATAA